The Pogona vitticeps strain Pit_001003342236 chromosome 7, PviZW2.1, whole genome shotgun sequence genome segment GGAACCAAGGCTACAGAGGCCCAGATGGTCCTCCAGGCCCTCCAGGGGAACCAGGAAATAAAGGTGTCAAGGGACAATCCAGCAACATTGCAGAGCAGCCCCGAACGGCTTTCTCGGCAACGCGGAAGAGTCCCGGACCCACCCCGAATCCCAACGTCGTAGTCTTTGACCACATCATCACCAACCAAGACAACCGCTACAGCACACAGACGGGCGAATTCACCTGCAGGCACCCAGGCTACTACTACTTTGCCTTCCAGGTGGTCTCCAGCGGGAACCTGTGCCTCCGACTCATGCACAGAGACGCCACCGTGGCCACCTTCTGCGATGAGAACCAGCAAAACAACTTCCAGGTGAACTCAGGAGGCAGCGTCCTGAAGCTGGCCGAAGGGGAACGCGTCTGGCTGGAGAGCGATCCCAAGTCCGGGAACGGCAACATTTACGAGGGCCCCGAAGTGGACAGCGTGTTCAGTGGCTTTTTGCTTTTTCCATCCATAGCCTGAGCAGCTGCGAGGAAGAGATGAGACCCCTGTCTAAATATCCCTTGCCTATCACTTCTTGCTACCATTCCTTCTATGGACATCTCCCGTCTCCTAGGCTAAAACTTCCCCTGCCTTCTACATCAGTTCAATTCCGGCACTAAATAAATGCTTACCATTTGAAAACTGTGTTCTTCCCTGTTTACTGTGTGTAAACCAATCTAAATAATATAAAAATTCCATGCTGTCAAGCCAGTTCTGATTTATAtgatgcttttcagggttttctaggtagagaagactcagaagtagtttcctcttcccttcttctgtgggggatccctgggactgtgcagctggcccaaggccacccaggttggctctacGTACAagtggcccagtggggggaactgaactcccaacctctggctacacagccaaagacctaaaccattgagccaaCTATTGGGATGCtgataatataaaaaaataatttacttaAATAgcaaggaagggaagaaacaacGGAAAGAACCCCGTGATACCTTAGAGGGGATGACTCACAGTCCTATCCGTGTTCATGTAATGTTTGTTTAACCTGATgctgctaattgtggctaactcaGGAGGTGTCGGTGTGTGTCTCCCTTTTGCATATGATCATGTGCCCAGCTGAGCAACCAACACatgcacctcatcaattagctgcaattgcCCACACCATGACGCGAACTTTATATGAATCCCAACAGCCTTCCAGCTAAAagatttatttgaaaatatttgtgcACTTTTATTGACTTCCTTGGGCACTTGCAGGGTATCTTTTGCTGCTGGATTTTATTCACATGTGAAGATGAGCAAAGAATTGGGGGGGGCATCATAGGAAGGTAAATGGTAGAGATATTGATCAGTGTTTCTGCCATGGGTGTTTAAAAATACCTGGCGAACAGTGAAAATGATGTCCCAGCATAGATCAGCAAGTGAACACTGGTTAGGGGACAAAAAGTTTGAGTCTAACCCATGAAGCAGAGATATGCATACAAGGACTGGAAGACAATCCAGACAGCCTGTAATAGATGAGCTGGTTAATCTATGGTCTGAAATCCTAGTCATGTTTGCATAGGGTTTACATAACTTgctggagctaattgtggctcaTTGATGAGATGCTGGGACACAGTTATGCAACCTTTATGTgaatcccaataggattctggccatgaagtGTGATTTAAAAGCCTTTATCCCTGTTCAGGCcaaagaagatgaagatgaactTAAGGGTTGCATTTAGAGGTGTTTACATTTGGTGGAGGATTTCCTACCTCAGGAGGCTTTGagtcctctttccctcctccttcctgcaTTTCTGGAAGAAGTAGCACTAAGAGCAATGGGGAAAAGTGTTCTTTACACGCAAGAAAGCAGAGTGAGGCGTATGTATCCCTAGAAACTGGATGGAACAATTTCTCCAAGGAGCGAGAAATTTCTTCaacagtttcctaagtatgtgtgtgtaggggggaatAAAAATAGCAAAGATTATTTGCATGTTTATCCCCTACTCTTTATGTTCTTTGCATCTGATGCTATTGGAAGTTGCAGAATCCCACATCCAGCATGGCAACCATGGaaactgtggtccaaaaaaagtaactttccttaGCTCTGCATGGAAGCCAGCGTGACCTGCTCCACCCACATTGTTTTTGGAGGCTGTTGTGCTCCCTTGCTCTCTGTGAATTACAAAATGGTGGCCATCCTCTTTTTGTGCTCAGCAGCACAACAGTGGCACACTAAGTGATCTTGAAATCATTAAAGTACTGATGTTCTTATTTGAATTTTAAAGATCTGGCCGTTTCTCCCTTTACCCACCTTGTTTGATAGCCCTACTTGACTAAGCAAGATCATAAGATCCTCCATCACATCCCTTAGAagagtggttcacaaccttgggcaacccaggtgctcttggactaaaactcccagaagccttcaccactaattgtgctggccaagatttctgggagatgcagtccaagaacacctgagttacccaaggttgagaatcagagccttagagcaatggttcccaactttgggtccccagatgatcttggactaaatctgctagaagccttcaccactagctctgctggctaagacttctgggagttgtagtccaagaacatccggggatccgaggttgggaaccactgccttaaaatgTAGGGTACATATTACCCAGTCAAATTGCTATGCCTTCCTCTACATAATTTtccaactacagttcccagaatcccctccagCCTGCCTGGCCActgtgaattgtagtccaagcTTGCAAAGTTTTCCCCAGTGTTGCATAgatttcctttctctctgcctcaacCCATCCCAGTCAGTTTCAGTCTGTCTCAGTGGCAAAGCTGGTTgggggaatcctgggatttgtagtccccaaataagatctttttttcaaaaattcaggCAGTGTCTTTCTTCCAAAAGAATTGCAGCAATCTTGATGTTTCTGGAGGCTGAATCTACTTACTGTTGCTGAGTGCTGACTTCTGATAACAAAGTGGGACCTCTTGGGCTATGCAAGGAATGTATGCTTGCATCCCATCATCTCCAGATTACTTCTGCACATGTAGGGATCACTTTTGTTGTCTTCAGTAGGCATACTTGGGTGCAATGAGATATAGGGTGTGTCTTTGCACAACCACTGAGAAAGCCCCACTTCTCATGGAATGGAGCACCATGGAAGTGGAACAAGGTTGTAAGATTTGAGCCTTGGGTCACCGCCATCTCCTCAATGTGGTTCTCAaaccaaccctgtgaggtaggccagagTGAGAGAGCCATGAGTTGCCTAAAGTTACTCAGTGAGTTGAATGGTTGCATAAAGATTAGAACCCAAGCCTTTGCAGTCCTGAGAAACTTTTGAATTACTTCCAAGTCCAGGGAGAAAGAATCATGATTGCCAAAAATAAGGGTGGTTAAAAATGCATGGGACGGAGAGCTGAAAGATGAACAGTATAGAGACAGGAAAGGGGAAGGGCCAGTTCTTGGTTCTCGCAGGCCACCAACTTCCCTGTTGTGAAGCACAATTTTGCAAGCACGAGCTTGCCCTGGCCCCGTGCTGAGCTGGCCTTCAGGGTCCCTTGCAGCTCCACATTGTCTCCTTGCTGAAAGAGTCCAGCTGATTCCTCAAGAGGTAAGGAGGTTCACCAGAGaggttgattgtggctctgattttATATAGTTTCAAAAATGCTGCTATCTCAGGGAAAGGCATTTGGTGCGGGGAGGTTTAGGAGATCAAGATAGAGATGATGTGATTCAAAAAAGGCTCCTGTTTTGAGTGGTTACAAATGGGCTTGAATCGTTGCAAAAACGTTTGGAATGGTGATATGAAGGCTCAGTAGGGGGGCatagaaaaaaaaggggtggcATTTCCCCTGCTTATCACCTAACAATCAGGGAGGCGAGGTTTCTCCACAGTTCTTTTTGATCCCCTCTTCCTGACCCTCACAGCACTATTCTAGAAGTTGGGGCAAAACTCTGCATTACAGGTAGACCATCATTGGAA includes the following:
- the C1QA gene encoding complement C1q subcomponent subunit A; its protein translation is MGIQVWLAACVLVLVLETANPQQSVCQAPNGRDGHPGAPGRDGRPGQKGDVGEPGMAARSTGVRGAKGDPGDPGPPGNPGNQGYRGPDGPPGPPGEPGNKGVKGQSSNIAEQPRTAFSATRKSPGPTPNPNVVVFDHIITNQDNRYSTQTGEFTCRHPGYYYFAFQVVSSGNLCLRLMHRDATVATFCDENQQNNFQVNSGGSVLKLAEGERVWLESDPKSGNGNIYEGPEVDSVFSGFLLFPSIA